The following coding sequences lie in one Apium graveolens cultivar Ventura chromosome 3, ASM990537v1, whole genome shotgun sequence genomic window:
- the LOC141711067 gene encoding uncharacterized protein LOC141711067, which yields MCLCGCKICSACLCLIAVVITIGVLFGFGVFKKAYHSVHNDIHDSVTSINDTFNGAARRGEGRPFFAPPPF from the coding sequence atgtgtCTTTGCGGGTGCAAAATATGTTCGGCATGCCTGTGCCTAATTGCGGTGGTGATCACAATAGGAGTATTGTTTGGTTTCGGGGTATTCAAGAAAGCCTATCACTCCGTCCACAACGATATTCATGATTCTGTTACGTCCATCAACGATACTTTTAATGGCGCGGCCCGACGAGGAGAAGGCAGACCGTTCTTTGCTCCTCCTCCTTTCTAG
- the LOC141715037 gene encoding uncharacterized protein LOC141715037 has protein sequence MAFGLEAVSPVEISLNSPRVENFDAEASREGIQLHNVLIEEVRDEASRRVLQQQARTAVYFNKKVKVKKFLVGDLVLRESAASQPAITGKFKAPWEGPYQVTGVVAPGTHRFSTLDGTPLKNAWNAIHLKKFYQ, from the coding sequence ATGGCCTTTGGTTTGGAAGCAGTCTCGCCTGTCGAAATCTCCCTTAATTCCCCAAGGGTCGAAAACTTTGACGCTGAAGCGTCGCGAGAAGGAATTCAACTCCACAATGTCCTTATAGAAGAAGTCAGAGACGAAGCGTCAAGAAGAGTTCTCCAACAACAAGCTCGCACAGCAGTCTACTTTAACAAGAAAGTGAAGGTCAAAAAGTTCTTGGTTGGGGACTTAGTCCTTCGAGAGTCGGCAGCCTCCCAACCGGCTATAACAGGTAAATTCAAGGCTCCGTGGGAAGGACCATATCAGGTGACAGGTGTCGTTGCACCGGGGACCCATCGTTTTTCGACCCTCGACGGAACTCCTCTCAAGAATGCTTGGAATGCCATTCACTTGAAGAAATTTTATCAGTAG